The genome window CATTACCGTCTCTAAATTTGCGAGCTTAGAAGATGCGACCTACCTCATGTACAAGAACAAGGTGGGAATTCTTCCAGTCGTGGACAATGACCAAGTATCCGGTGTCATCACAGACCGTGATATTTTCCGTGCTTTCCTTGAAGTATCGGGCTATGGAGAAGAAGGAGTTCGTGTTCGCTTTGTGACAGAAGATAAGGTTGGCGTTCTAGAACAAATCATTCACTTGATTGTAGAAGAAGGGTATAACATCGCCAATACAGTCAATATCCCAACCAAAGACGATCGTGTGGTTATCGAAGTCCAAATTGATGGGGTGACAGATCTAGAAGGAATCCGTAGTAAATTTGAAGCCAACGGTTTGAAAGTTGATGAAATCACTCGAACAACCGCAAAAGCTATTTAATAAAAAAATCAGGCTGGATGACAATCCAGTCTGATTTTTCTATTAACGGTTAATGGGTTGTTTTTCTTTATCTAAAGTGAAGCCTTCGCCGAGAATTTCATGGGCTTCAGAAATGGTGATGAAGGCGAATGGATCGATCTGATTGATGATGTCTTTCATTTGTTTCATCTCATTCCGTGAAACGACACAGTAGACGATATCCAGGTCCTTACGGCTGTAATAGCCCATCCCGCGGATAAAGGTAATCCCGCGACCCAGATCGTCGGATACTTTTTGGGCAATTTCTTCTGGTTTAGATGTGACGATAAGGAAGCCTTTTCCAGCAAAACCACCTTCTCCAATCAAGTCGATCACAAGGGTGTCAATCAGGATAAAGAAGAGGGTGTACATAGCTGTACGGACATCTTGGAAGACAATGACCACAGTTGTCAGAACAATGGCATCTACAATCAACATGAGTTTTCCCATGCTGAGGGAAGTGTATTTGTTAAAGATGCGAGCGAGGATATCAGTTCCTCCCGTAGTTCCCCCAGCATTGAAGATGATCCCTAGACCTAAACCAAGGACAACCCCTGAGGCTATACAGGCAAGCAGAATATCTCCTTTAAAGGCTGTAAAGATAAAGTGATGGTAGTGGTGGCTGAGGGGCATGGCCTCAAAAATTGCCATCCATGCCGAAACCGAGAAAGTCCCAAGTAAGCTCAGGTAAAGAGATTTCTTGCCCAGCAGTTTCCAAGCCAGAACGAAGAGAGGTATATTGATCAGCAAGTTCATCAGAGATACGGGGATTTTTAAGAGGTAATAGGTGATCAAGGTAATCCCTGTCGCTCCTCCTTCATAGAAGTGAAAGGGAATGACCAAAAAATAGATCCCAAACGAAAAAATGCCGGCCCCCAAGATGATAGCCAGAATATCTTTAAATTTAAACATGATAGGTTGTCTCCTAAAACTTTATAAGATCATTGTAACAAAAAAGTGAAAAAATGAAAATGACTTTGAAAAATTTTCTCTCCTAAAATACAAGATTTTTACCCTTATTTTTGGTAAAATAAAAAGTAGAAAACTAGAAAGAGGATACTATGGTAAACGGTACATTAATTTCATTTGAAGGTCCAGAAGGAGCGGGGAAATCATCGGTCCTAGAAGCCGTTTTGCCTCTACTTGAAGAAAAAGGAATTCCTTTTATTACAACCCGTGAACCAGGCGGTGTAGACATTGCAGAAAAGATCCGCCAAGTCATTTTAGATCCAGACCATACTAGTATGGATGCCAAGACCGAGTTGTTGCTCTATATTGCTAGTCGCCGGCAGCATTTGGTGGAACGCGTCTTGCCGGCCCTTGCAGCTGGGAAAATCGTCTTGATGGACCGCTTTATTGATAGCTCGGTCGCTTATCAAGGGTATGGTCGCGGTCTGAGTGTGGAAGATATCGAATGGCTCAATCAATTCGCGACAGATGGTCTTAAACCAGATCTCACCCTTTACTTTGATCTGGATGTCGAAGAAGGGCTCGCCCGAATTGCGAAAAACCAAGAGCGGGAAGTCAATCGTTTGGATTTGGAAGGTTTGGAGCTTCACCAAAAAGTCAGACA of Streptococcus sp. S5 contains these proteins:
- a CDS encoding CBS domain-containing protein, producing MAVKDFMTRKVVYISPDTTIAHAADLMREQGLHRLPVIENDKLVGLVTEGTIAEASPSKATSLSIFEMNYLLNKTKVKDVMLRDVITVSKFASLEDATYLMYKNKVGILPVVDNDQVSGVITDRDIFRAFLEVSGYGEEGVRVRFVTEDKVGVLEQIIHLIVEEGYNIANTVNIPTKDDRVVIEVQIDGVTDLEGIRSKFEANGLKVDEITRTTAKAI
- a CDS encoding YitT family protein; this encodes MFKFKDILAIILGAGIFSFGIYFLVIPFHFYEGGATGITLITYYLLKIPVSLMNLLINIPLFVLAWKLLGKKSLYLSLLGTFSVSAWMAIFEAMPLSHHYHHFIFTAFKGDILLACIASGVVLGLGLGIIFNAGGTTGGTDILARIFNKYTSLSMGKLMLIVDAIVLTTVVIVFQDVRTAMYTLFFILIDTLVIDLIGEGGFAGKGFLIVTSKPEEIAQKVSDDLGRGITFIRGMGYYSRKDLDIVYCVVSRNEMKQMKDIINQIDPFAFITISEAHEILGEGFTLDKEKQPINR
- the tmk gene encoding dTMP kinase, producing MVNGTLISFEGPEGAGKSSVLEAVLPLLEEKGIPFITTREPGGVDIAEKIRQVILDPDHTSMDAKTELLLYIASRRQHLVERVLPALAAGKIVLMDRFIDSSVAYQGYGRGLSVEDIEWLNQFATDGLKPDLTLYFDLDVEEGLARIAKNQEREVNRLDLEGLELHQKVRQGYLALYEKEPERIVKIDASQSFEAVFADVLAVLENRLGILK